The region TGCACCCCCGTAAATCCTTCTACCCGTCTAATTAACCGGCTCATGTGCTCTTTTTCCCGTGTACCTAGCAACATTTCGCGCCCCACAATGCGTGACATGCAATGATAGTAAGCCAGGTGATCTCTTTTAATTCGTTTCTGATTCATAGGGGTATGAGAACACATATGCTGAAAATAAGCAACATATATATCTAAGAAAAGGATGCATATATACATATATATTATTAATAATGGATAAATCAACCCGTTTACAGTTGCCAAATACGCGATGCGTCTTCATTTTATCATGGTGATTTTGTCAAATATAAGGACTGCTATGAAAATCAAAGATCATGCCCCCATAATAAGCTTTATACCAAACAGCAATCGTTATGACGATATGCGCTATCGGCGATGCGGTCGAAGCGGCGTGGTGCTTCCGGCATTGTCGCTTGGTTTATGGCATAATTTCGGCCAGTTTTCTTCGCTGGGAACTGCGCGGAATATCTTGCGCACGGCTTTCGACCTTGGAATACTTCATTTTGATTTGGCAAATAATTATGGGCCGCCCTACGGTTCTGCTGAAGAAACCATGGGGCAGATCATGAAGCTTGATTTCCGACCTCATCGTGACGAGCTGTTTATCTCATCCAAGGCTGGATACGATATGTGGCCGGGTCCCTTTGGCAACGGCGGGTCACGAAAATATCTGATGTCCAGCATTGATCAGTCGCTTGTCCGCATGAAGCTGGATTACGTTGACCTTTTTTATCACCATTGTCCGGATCCGGATACTCCCATGGAGGAGACTATCGGTGCATTGGACAGCATTGTTCGTCAAGGTAAAGCACTGTATGTTGGTCTTTCAAATTATACCGCTGCTCAAACGATGGGCGCATTAAAAATATTTAACCAGCTGGGGACGCCGTGCCTCATTCACCAGGCACGTTATTCGATGTTCGACCGCTGGGTGGAAGACGACGGTTTGTTAGAGCTTCTAGGGGAAGAAGGAATAGGACTGATCACCTTTTCGCCCTTGGCTCAAGGCATGCTGACGAATCGTTATTTAAACGGAATCCCAAAAAATTCACGCGCCGCTGATGAAAAATCCTATTTGCCAGCAGAGCGCGTCATTGCTTGTTTGCCAAAAATTCGTCAATTGGCATGCATCGCCGACCAGCGAGGGCAGAGCCTCGCTCAAATGGCGCTTGCGTGGCTTTTAAGCGAT is a window of Spartobacteria bacterium DNA encoding:
- a CDS encoding L-glyceraldehyde 3-phosphate reductase; this encodes MKIKDHAPIISFIPNSNRYDDMRYRRCGRSGVVLPALSLGLWHNFGQFSSLGTARNILRTAFDLGILHFDLANNYGPPYGSAEETMGQIMKLDFRPHRDELFISSKAGYDMWPGPFGNGGSRKYLMSSIDQSLVRMKLDYVDLFYHHCPDPDTPMEETIGALDSIVRQGKALYVGLSNYTAAQTMGALKIFNQLGTPCLIHQARYSMFDRWVEDDGLLELLGEEGIGLITFSPLAQGMLTNRYLNGIPKNSRAADEKSYLPAERVIACLPKIRQLACIADQRGQSLAQMALAWLLSDVRVTSVLIGASSPEQLKENVHAIEKVEFSDEEQRRIRAIIA